In Thalassophryne amazonica chromosome 14, fThaAma1.1, whole genome shotgun sequence, one DNA window encodes the following:
- the tlk1a gene encoding serine/threonine-protein kinase tousled-like 1, whose protein sequence is MEELHSLDPRRQELLEARFMGGVGGSTGGSNCSTSGGTKGLTNNECSNHSFGSLGSSSDKESETPEKKQSETTRGRKRKPDNQSESSQGKSAVRGPKISDYFDFQGGNGSSPVRGLPPVIRSPQNSHSQSAQGTAVRQNSSSPTSLSFGDHMMHPKQLAVKFVQTDLTMLKLAALESTKNLDLEKKEGRIDDLLRANCDLRRQIDEQQKLLEKYKERLNKCITMSKKLLIEKSTQEKQACREKSMQDRLRLGHFTTVRHGASFTEQWTDGYAFQNLVKQQEWINQQREEIERQRKLLAKRKPPSSSSSQTPNTNSEPKQRKFKVVNGAENDPFLKPSLPQLLTLAEYHEQEEIFKLRLGHLKKEEAEIQAELERLERVRNLHIRELKRINNEDSSQFKNHPTLNERYLLLHLLGRGGFSEVYKAFDLIEQRYAAVKIHQLNKNWREEKKENYHKHACREYRIHKELDHPRIVKLYDYFSLDTDTFCTVMEYCEGNDLDFYLKQHKLMSEKEARSIVMQIVNALKYLNEIKPPIIHYDLKPGNILLVDGTACGEIKITDFGLSKIMDDDNYGADGMDLTSQGAGTYWYLPPECFVVGKEPPKISNKVDVWSVGVIFFQCLYGRKPFGHNQSQQDILQENTILKATDVQFPVKPVSSNEAKAFIRRCLAYRKEDRFDVLQLGSDSYLLPHMRRSSSSGNLQMNAAGSGPASSSIVSY, encoded by the exons ATGGAGGAGCTGCACAGCTTGGACCCCCGTAGACAGGAGCTCCTGGAGGCACGTTTTATGGGCGGCGTTGGCGGCAGCACTGGCGGAAGCAACTGCAGCACGAGTGGAGGAACCAAA GGcctgacaaataatgaatgttcaaaTCACAGTTTTGGAAGCCTGGGATCTTCAAGTGACAAGGAGTCAGAG aCTCCTGAGAAGAAACAGTCAGAAACTACTCGAGGCAGAAAAAGGAAACCTGATAACCAGTCAGAGAGCAGTCAAG GAAAATCTGCTGTGCGGGGACCCAAAATAAGTGACTATTTTGAT ttCCAGGGAGGAAATGGATCCAGTCCTGTGAGAGGTCTCCCCCCAGTGATTCGTTCACCCCAGAACTCACATTCCCAATCTGCTCAGGGCACCGCT GTTAGACAAAATAGCTCTTCTCCCACTAGTTTGTCTTTTGGGGACCATATGATGCATCCAAAGCAACTAGCAGTCAAATTTGTTCAG ACTGACCTTACAATGTTGAAATTGGCTGCCCTTGAAAGTACTAAGAATCTTGACCTGGAAAAGAAGGAGGGGAGAATAGATGATTTGTTAAGG GCAAACTGTGATCTCAGGAGACAAATAGATGAACAACAAAAATTACTTGAAAAGTACAAGGAACGCTTGAATAAATGCATCACCATGAGCAAGAAATTGCTCATAGAAAAG AGCACCCAGGAGAAGCAGGCGTGTCGGGAGAAGAGCATGCAGGACAGACTGCGTTTAGGCCATTTCACAACAGTGAGACACGGTGCCTCTTTCACTGAACAGTGGACAGATGGCTACGCCTTCCAAAACCTTGTCAA ACAGCAAGAGTGGATAAACCAACAAAGAGAAGAAATTGAAAGACAGAGAAAACTTTTAGCCAAGAGGAAACCACCGTCCTCAAgcagctcccaaaccccaaacacaaACTCTGAGCCAAAGCAACGCAAATTCAAGGTGGTGAATGGAGCAGAAAATGATCCCTTTCTAAAACCAAGTCTACCTCAACT GCTGACCCTAGCAGAGTACCATGAACAGGAAGAGATCTTCAAACTTCGACTCGGACATCTCAAAAAG GAAGAAGCTGAGATCCAGGCAGAGCTGGAGCGTCTGGAGAGAGTGCGCAACCTTCACATTCGGGAGCTGAAGAGAATAAATAATGAAGACAGCTCACA ATTTAAGAATCACCCAACGCTGAATGAGCGATACCTGCTCCTGCACCTTCTAGGTAGAGGGGGCTTCAGTGAAGTTTACAAG GCTTTTGACTTGATTGAACAACGATATGCTGCTGTGAAAATCCACCAACTTAATAAGAActggagagaggagaaaaagGAGAATTATCACAA GCATGCATGTCGAGAGTACAGAATACACAAGGAGCTGGATCACCCCAGGATTGTGAAACTTTATGACTACTTCTCACTGGACACAGACAC GTTTTGCACCGTCATGGAGTACTGCGAAGGCAATGACTTGGATTTTTACTTGAAACAACACAAATTGATGTCTGAGAAGGAGGCGCGGTCCATTGTTATGCAGATTGTGAACGCACTGAAATACCTGAATGAAATCAAACCGCCCATCATCCACTACGACCTCAAGCCAG GAAATATTTTGTTAGTGGACGGTACAGCCTGTGGGGAAATCAAAATCACTGATTTTGGTTTGTCAAAAATCATGGATGATGACAACTATGGTGCTGATGGGATGGACCTGACATCACAGGGAGCAGGAACTTATTG GTATTTGCCTCCTGAATGTTTTGTAGTTGGTAAAGAACCTCCAAAGATTTCCAACAAGGTAGATGTTTGGTCCGTGGGTGTCATCTTTTTTCAGTGTCTGTATGGAAGGAAG CCATTTGGCCACAATCAGTCCCAACAGGACATCCTGCAGGAGAACACCATACTCAAAGCCACCGATGTTCAGTTTCCTGTCAAGCCTGTTTCAAGTAATGAAGCAAAG GCCTTTATTAGGCGGTGCCTGGCGTACAGGAAGGAGGATCGGTTCGATGTTCTTCAGCTGGGAAGTGACTCTTACTTGCTCCCTCACATGCGCAGGTCAAGCTCTTCTGGAAACCTACAGATGAACGCCGCTGGCTCAGGACCAGCCTCGTCCAGCATCGTCTCATACTGA